The Eptesicus fuscus isolate TK198812 chromosome 17, DD_ASM_mEF_20220401, whole genome shotgun sequence genome has a window encoding:
- the LOC129152080 gene encoding small nuclear ribonucleoprotein G-like produces MGKAHPPELKKIMDKKLSLKLNGGSHVQGILQGCDPFMNLVIDECVEMATGGQQNSIGMVVIRGNSIIMLEALERVQRMAVFTKKSTASTCPLSTAPVSLQYKNLVLSIFTLNFC; encoded by the coding sequence ATGGGCAAAGCTCACCCTCCcgagttaaaaaaaattatggacaAGAAGTTATCATTGAAAttaaatggtggcagccatgtcCAGGGAATATTGCAGGGATGTGATCCCTTTATGAATCTTGTGATAGATGAATGTGTGGAGATGGCAACTGGTGGGCAACAGAACAGTATTGGAATGGTGGTAATACGAGGAAATAGTATCATCATGTTAGAAGCCTTGGAGCGAGTACAAAGAATGGCTGTGTTTACCAAGAAATCAACTGCTTCCACATGTCCCCTCTCCACAGCACCTGTTTCACTACAATATAAAAATCTAGTCCTGTCCATTTTCACACTGAACTTTTGTTAA